In Methanocaldococcus sp. FS406-22, the genomic stretch TCCATTACAGTAAAACATTATTTCTTTAGCAACGTAGGAATCTTTTCCTGGAACATAACATCCCCATTGGGAGTTGTAACCCCATACAACTGAAACTTTTGGGTAATCTTTGGTTTTATTTATAACTGCTAAACAGTTACTTTCAACTTTATTAAAGTATTTCTTTGCTTCAGGCTCCTTATTGTAAAAGGCGGCAAACATCTTAACCCATTCACATCTACCAAGCGGGTCGTTTTCTAAATACTCTGCGTCAGCAACATACGTTATTCCTAACTCCTTACATTTTGCTATAATTTTATCCCCATCGTAACCTGGATAAACAAATATAACCTGTGGATTGATTTCAATAATTTTGTCCCAGTTTGGGTTTGAAGGGGAACCAACATCAATTATTGAACCATTTTTAAGACCCTCTTCTATATTTCTAAAGTACCATTTGTATTGACCACCCCACATAATCCCCTTTACAGAACCAATAACTGAACCATCATCATTTAACGGCTCCATTAATGCGATTTGGGTAGAGCTCATGACAATAACCTTCGTTAAAGGCACATTTATAACTTTAAAGTCATCCCCCAGTTTCTTTTTTGCCCAACTTGGGACTGGGTCATCTTTATTCTTTAATAAAAACTTCTGCCCTGTTGCATCAACAAAGACCTTATATTTCCACTTGTCTCCATTGGTGTAGGGATTCACAGGATTACCATTTTCATCGTAATATGTTAAATTCATTCTCTTGGCATATTTGGCAACATCTAAGGTAGTAGTTGTAGTTGCGGAAATATGGGATATGACGGTTTTATTAACCTCTTCAACTTTCTGCTCATTTACACATCCAGCTATCATAACTGCAACTAGCATTATAGAGAATATTCCAGCAACCAAAAACTTTCTCATGATATCACCACTTAGCTAATTAAAGGAAATTTTATAAAATTTTCGGTAATGTTTAATTTTTAATTTTAGAAGGAGTATATATAAGTTATTGTAACTGTTAAGAACGCAACAGGTGTGAATAAGGGGCTGTTCATTGCGAATATTTGCATAGTTTGGATATCTCTCAAGATACTACTTTTATATTTTTGTTAAACTTATTATCAAAAATTATGATTAAAACAAAATATTTATGAATCATTGCAGCCACATAAAATGAGTAAATCCAAGTTAAGGTGATACTATTGAAACTTAAAAGATTTTTAGCCTTATCAATAATTCTAAGTATTTTGTTAATGATTTCTTCAATTTACAGCATTACTCTGGGAACTATTCCCATAAAAAATAAAGAATTGACTGATTATCTACTAAAAGGCACTACTGGAAATAAAATAAAGGATAAAATCATCTTCAAGTTGAGATTGCCGAGAACTATTGGAGCAATTGTTGCTGGAATTGCCATAGCATTAGCTGGGATTTTAATGCAAGGCTATTTTAGAAATCCACTGGCAGACCCCTACTTAATGGGGGTTGCAAGTGGAGCATCGTTAGGGGTTGTTTTATACATCTTCACCTACATGCTCTTCAAATTGGGAATCCCACACAACATTTATGGATTTATAATCTCAGCTTATATTGGAGCATTTGTGACAATGTTTGTTGTAATAAATATTGCAAGGGTTGTTAAGCAAGTATCAACATTATTAATTTGCGGTTTAATGATTGGAGCAATTGCTTCTGGATTTTCTACCATTATTATTTACTTGGGAGATTACATTGGTGAAGAAAACAGTAATCTCTCTGGCTTTTTGATGTGGGAAATGGGTTCAGTAAATAATCTAACATGGGACATGATTACTATAATGGCCCTAATTATAATCCCGCTTTCAATTTTAACTTACATTTTCCTTTCAAAAAAATTGGACGCAAATTTGTTAGGAGAAAAGTATGCAATCAGTGTGGGAGTTGATATCAAATCATTAAGAACATGGCTTATTATTCTCTCATGCGTTTTAACTGCGACAGTTGTAGCATTTACAGGGCCGATAGCGTTTGTTGGAATAACGTGCCCAATAGTTGCACGAATGATTTGTGGAACTTCCAAGCATATTTATGTAATTCCAGTAACCATGCTTTTGGGGGCTGTGTTTTTAGTTATTGCAGATATCTTAACAAGACCAGGGGTTTTGATACCCTCAACCAACGTTCTCCCTCTGCTTTGTCCATTATCAATAATAGGAGCTCCAATAGCAATTATAATATATCTAAAAATAAGAAAAATGGGGATTTAAATGAACAGAATAGGGATTTTATTAATTTTATTCATCCTCTCATTAATATTGCCTTTTACTGCATTATACATTGGTGGAAATGCAAAATCAATAACATTGGAGGATGTGAGTAATTTTTTATTGAAGGGAACTACTGGAAATGAGTTTAAAGATATGTTGTTGAGAGATATTAGACTGCCTCCAATAATTGGAGCGGTTCTTATTGGATTAACTATATCTGCAGCAGGTTTAATGCTTCAAACGTTATTTAGGAACTTATTAGCATCTCCATACACAACTGGAATATCGTCTGGAGTTTTGATGGTTGTTGCATTGGTTATATTTATAGATTCTCTCTCACATCTGTTTGAGATTTTTGGAGAAAATAGCATTTTAGTTGCTGGTTGGTGTGGAGGAATTTTTTCAATGATTTTGCTAATTATCATTGCCTTGAGAGTTAGAGAAGCGAATGGAGTCATAATTGTTGCTTTATTGCTAAGCTATTTCTTTATGGGTTTGAGGGCATATCTCATCGCAAATGCTGAAGAGTTGAAGATTCAAGAGTATTGGGGATTTACAATTGGTTCTTTATCTAAGATAACTTTGGGAGACATTATGCCAATGACAATCTGCTCAATCATATTTATTATTGGAGTTATGTTTTTAATAAAATCTTTAAACGCTCTATTGTTTGGAGAGCAGTATGCGAAAAGTTTTGGGTTAGATATAAAAAAGACGAGAATTTTAATTTTATTCTTTGCATCATTTATAACTGGAGCTATAATTCCTTACGTAGGTTTAATTGCATTTATTGGGATAATTGCCCCATATTTAGCACGACCCTTAATAAAAACCTCTGACCATAGATATTTAATGCCAGCAACAATGCTTTTAGGCGTTATTTTAATGGTTTCATGTCATATCCTTTCATTGAAATACTATCTTCCAATCCACTACATCTATGGAATAAATAGACCTGCCTCTCCTCTTCCTATTGGAGCAGTTTTAGATATATTAGGAGGTTTATTGGTTGTATATTTAGTCTATAAAGGAGAAAAGAAAATAAAGATTGACCATTAATTATTAACAAGCTCCGGTGCTTTAGCACGGAGACAAATATTTATCGCAAGTGTTCAAGTCCATATCAATTTCTAAACCGAAGTTCGGGCAAATGAAGATTTCTCATGCCATTATATCCTAACGACCGAAAAGTTCATGAATAAGAAGTAGCATACAAACTTTTCGAAGGCCACCTGACCTGGCCTGATGAACATAACCTGCCCGATGACTCCTCGGCGACGGGGACGGGAGGGTGTTCCCTAGGGGAACCTCCGCCCTTTAGGCAGAGAGGAGGTCAGTAACAGAGCTTATGCACTTTATATGATTTGAAATATATTTATCACTACAGAAATCCACTTAAATTTCCTTTAAAACTGAAATATCATCTTTGTAAAAAATCATTCTCTTTTTTAATTTTTTTGCCTCTTCAATAAGGTTTAAATTTAATTCATTCATCTCACCAATTGGAAAATTCGTATAAACAACAACATCTGAATTTTTTAATTCTCTCAGTGCCTCTTCAAATTTTTCTTTTGATATCTTTTTATATGCCTCCTCCTCAATTATCCTAACTCCCATCGCCTCTGCTATAAAGTAGTCGGCATCATTTTTATGCAAAATACCAACAACAACCTCATACCTATTTTTAACCAAATATCTCAAAACATTTGCTCCTGTTCCTCCTCCACATATAACAAATACTTTTTTATTTTTTATTGGATTGCTCTTTAATTCAAAGTAACCAATCACCCTACTATAATTGGCATTTTTTAAGTCGTATAGATCATTAACTATCTCCCTTTTCATAACATTCTCAGGATATCCGTAGGCTATAACCTTGTGATTCTTTATTAGAGCCATCTTGTCAGCAATTCTTAAAGCAAGTTCAATATCATGTAAGGTAACAACGATGGCCAAATTTTTTTCATCTGCTAACTTTCTCAGCAATAAAGTTAATTCAATTTTATGCTTGGCATCTAAGAATGATGTTGGCTCATCCAAGATTAAAACCTTTGGCTCTTGAGCTAAAGCCCTTGCTATCATTATCTTCTGCCTCTCCCCATCACTCATTTCAAAAAAATTCTTCTCCAATAAATATTCTGCATTAACTGCCCTTGCCGATTCGATTATAATTTCTTTATCTTTTTCAGTCAATCTACCAAATAAATCAGTATATGGATGCCTTCCAATTGCTACAACATCAAAACCTGTCATATTTCCCGGATTAACCCTCTCTGTTAAAACAACAGCCATCTCCTTTGCTAAGTCTTTTGGCTTTAAATCATGAATTTTTTTTCCATTTAAATAAACTACTCCTTTCTTTGGTTTTAAATAGGTCGCTATCGTTTTTAAGAGCGTTGATTTCCCTGCTCCATTCGGACCTATAATACACAAAATCTCCCCTTCGTTTATATCCAAATTTATGCCCTCAACCACGATATAATTTCCATAACCAACAGATAGATTTTCTGCTTTCAACATTACTATCACTCAAAGGATTTTTAAATAAAATAAGGTTTTTCTGAATTTATACTTTACGATATGCTTAATAGTCCTCAAAATGATAGTAAAATTTATATTAGACAATCCTTATAGTCCTAAATGTTATTAAATTTTTTTAATAAAATATGTATTAGGTGATATTGTGAGGAAATTCTTCCTACTGTCAATTTTGATGATTGGAGTTATAGTTGCATTTGCAGGATGTGTTGAGGAAAGTAAAACTACAACTCAACCTCAGCAAACTACTCAATCTGAACCACAAAAAGCTGAAACTCAGGTAAAACTAGGTATCAATGTAGTTAGATATGCAGAAACATTTAAACTCTATCCTCATTGGGATGACGGCTATTGTGTGGTTGTCGATTCTGTAGGTAACAAGTTTGTTTTGGTTGAAGGAAATGCTAAAGCTCCTAACATTCCAGATGCAAAAGTAATAAAAGTTCCTGTAAAAAGAATCGTTACAGATTTCTACTGTCCAATTATATCAACAGCAGATATATTGAACGCTTATCATGAAACTATAGTTGGAGCTCCAAAATATGCTATAGAGGACTCACCAAAACTTAAAGAATTATTTGAAGAAGGAAAGGTAGTAAATATAGGAAGTCCTGGTAGAGGGGTAAATTATGAATTAATAGCAAACTTAACACCGGATATAGTCTTCTTAAGTGACTGGAGTAGTGAAGACAAAGTTGAAGAAAAACTAAAAGAGTTGGGTATAACCGTTTCAAGATTCTATACCTACAAAGAACCAACATACATGGGAAGGATAGAGTGGATAAAATTTGCCGCTGCATTCTGGGGAAGTGACGCTTACAGAAAGGCTAATGAATGGTTTAAAAATGTAGTCAAAGTAAGAGAAGGCATCCTAAAAAAAGTTCAAAATACAACAACTGAGCCAACAGTTGTTATTTTTGGCTGGTCAAAAACTCTAAATATGCCCGGAATTTATGGAAATGACCACTATTACAGCAAAATGATTTCTGAATTTAAAGGTAAAAATATCTTTGCTGATTACAATGGGACATATCAACGCATAGATAAAGAAACATTCTATGAAAGGGCAATAAACGCAGATGTTGCAATACTGATATGGTTCTATGGAGATGTTAAGACAAAAGAGGATTTATTAAAAATAAACCCAGAGTTTGCCAAATTTAAGGCATTCAAAACAGGAAGATTCTACGTATCCCATCCTGACTATTATGTATGGGAGGCGAGAGACCCTGCTGGCTATATGATGGACTTTGCAAAGATGCTTCACCCAGAGTTGTTTGGAGGAGACGATGATTTAAAATACTTCTATAAAATCAAATAAACTTTAATTAAATCTTTTTTATTTTTAAATAAACTCTAAGCTAATAAAAGCCCGGCTATTATGATAATATCCAACAACAAAGTGATAACTGCGTTAATCATAACTATTTTAGTCCCCAATTTAGCTCCAAATAGGGAGATATGCAAAGGGAGAGAGTGCTTAACATATCTTGTTGAGAACGTTAAAACATTCCCAATAATTAATCCAATTAAAACCTCTTTTGAACTCAAAATACCTTCATTTAAAAACCCACCAGCCATAACTATCGCTGCCTGCACATTCATAATCTCTGTCAGTGCTAAGATGCCAACATTGGGATTTAAATTTAACAGATTGGTTATTGGCTTAACGAATCTCTCAACATAATCAAAGAATCCAACTTTAGACAGATAGATAACCAATGTCATCATAAGGAACAGTATTGGAATCAACCTTTTGGCAAACCTAAGTGTGCTTTTAAAAGATTTCTTTGCATTTTCTTTTTTGTTCAATTTATTTATATCTGGCATTTCAAAGGAGTAATCTTTTGATATGATTGATAGGTAAGTAAATCCAATTATTGTCTTTGCTAAAGCAACTCCTAACCTTATTAAGACATATAAAACTCCCGTCCAACCTAATATAGGAACAACAACTGGAATAAAGAACGTAAATGTATGTGATAAAACTGAAGGGAATGAATTTGCTAAAGAAGTTCCTATAATCTCCTTCTCATTTATCTTATTCTCCTTTAATCCCTCTGCCAAGATAGAGTAACCAACAGTTGGGCTGAAAAAGCAGGCTAAGGTAGATGATATTGAAAGAGGGTTTATTCTCAACCTCCTCAAAATTGGAGATAGTAAGTTGCTCAACTTCTTCATAACACCAGTGTTCATGATATAATTAACAATAAATACCGTTGTTAAAACAATAATGGATATTTTTATTGTGTAATAGGCAGAGATTTTTATACTCTCCACTAATGGAGCTATATAATCCACAACCATCACCTATATATACCATGTATATAGATATGTCTAAAGATATAGTATAAAAAACTTTGGTGAAAGTGTGAAACATGAGCATATAAGAGGTTCTTTAAAGCTTCTCATTCTATATCTCTTAGATAAAGAAGAACTGCATGGCTATGCATTGATGCAGAAGTTAAAAGGAATATTTGTCTATTATAAACCAAGTTCTGGAGTTATTTATCCAACACTGCAGAGTTTAAGGAGAAGTGGATATATCGAGGTAGTAAAAGCAGAAGACGGAGACAAAAAACTCTATAGAATAACTGATAAGGGAAGAGAATATTTAAAAGAAAATGAGGAAAAATTGAAAAAGATATTCTCCCATATTGAGGCAGTTAGGGGCTTTCATGAGCTTGGAGGAAAGGAATTGAAGGAATCAATTAAATTGGTTATAAAAAACTTTCAAAACCTTAATGATAAGCAAAAAGAGGAGCTTAAAAAGATTTTAAAAGAAACATCAAGAAAAATTAACCTAATTATCTTTGGGGGAGATTAGATGGAGTATGTTATTGAAGTTGAAAATTTAACAAAAAAATTTGGTGATTTTTATGCTGTAAGAGAAATTAGCTTTAAAGTTAAAAAAGGAGAAGTTTTTGCCTTTTTAGGACCTAATGGAGCTGGGAAGACTACAACAATAAATATGATTACAACCTTGTTAAGGCCAACATCTGGGACAATAAGGGTTGCCGGCTATGACGCAATTAAAAATCCAAATGAGGTTAGAAAAAGGATTGGGATAGTGTTTCAAGACATGACATTGGATAGGGAGTTAACTGCCTATGAAAACCTCTATATCCATGGGAGGATTTATGGCTATAAAGGAGAAGAGCTAAAAAGAAGGATAGAAGATATGCTGAATTTCGTTGAACTCTATGAGCATAGAAATAGGGTAGTTAAATACTTCAGCGGAGGGATGATAAGGAGATTGGAGATTGCAAGGGCTTTGATTCATAAACCAGAGATACTGTTCTTGGATGAGCCAACCGTTGGTTTAGATCCTCAAACAAGGGTGCATATTTGGGATTATATTAAGGAGATGAAGAAAGAGCATGATATGA encodes the following:
- a CDS encoding ABC transporter substrate-binding protein, producing the protein MRKFLVAGIFSIMLVAVMIAGCVNEQKVEEVNKTVISHISATTTTTLDVAKYAKRMNLTYYDENGNPVNPYTNGDKWKYKVFVDATGQKFLLKNKDDPVPSWAKKKLGDDFKVINVPLTKVIVMSSTQIALMEPLNDDGSVIGSVKGIMWGGQYKWYFRNIEEGLKNGSIIDVGSPSNPNWDKIIEINPQVIFVYPGYDGDKIIAKCKELGITYVADAEYLENDPLGRCEWVKMFAAFYNKEPEAKKYFNKVESNCLAVINKTKDYPKVSVVWGYNSQWGCYVPGKDSYVAKEIMFYCNGDYLFKDLNGTGSVKIDYETFAERAKDADVWIIPSSTTWLSTFKKDNPGYETFKAVKNGRVFCTSDDYWQLGLMKTDEVIMDLATILHPEAFKGRKTHFFLKYNIENNTATPFIAK
- a CDS encoding iron ABC transporter permease yields the protein MKLKRFLALSIILSILLMISSIYSITLGTIPIKNKELTDYLLKGTTGNKIKDKIIFKLRLPRTIGAIVAGIAIALAGILMQGYFRNPLADPYLMGVASGASLGVVLYIFTYMLFKLGIPHNIYGFIISAYIGAFVTMFVVINIARVVKQVSTLLICGLMIGAIASGFSTIIIYLGDYIGEENSNLSGFLMWEMGSVNNLTWDMITIMALIIIPLSILTYIFLSKKLDANLLGEKYAISVGVDIKSLRTWLIILSCVLTATVVAFTGPIAFVGITCPIVARMICGTSKHIYVIPVTMLLGAVFLVIADILTRPGVLIPSTNVLPLLCPLSIIGAPIAIIIYLKIRKMGI
- a CDS encoding iron ABC transporter permease, which encodes MNRIGILLILFILSLILPFTALYIGGNAKSITLEDVSNFLLKGTTGNEFKDMLLRDIRLPPIIGAVLIGLTISAAGLMLQTLFRNLLASPYTTGISSGVLMVVALVIFIDSLSHLFEIFGENSILVAGWCGGIFSMILLIIIALRVREANGVIIVALLLSYFFMGLRAYLIANAEELKIQEYWGFTIGSLSKITLGDIMPMTICSIIFIIGVMFLIKSLNALLFGEQYAKSFGLDIKKTRILILFFASFITGAIIPYVGLIAFIGIIAPYLARPLIKTSDHRYLMPATMLLGVILMVSCHILSLKYYLPIHYIYGINRPASPLPIGAVLDILGGLLVVYLVYKGEKKIKIDH
- a CDS encoding ABC transporter ATP-binding protein, whose amino-acid sequence is MLKAENLSVGYGNYIVVEGINLDINEGEILCIIGPNGAGKSTLLKTIATYLKPKKGVVYLNGKKIHDLKPKDLAKEMAVVLTERVNPGNMTGFDVVAIGRHPYTDLFGRLTEKDKEIIIESARAVNAEYLLEKNFFEMSDGERQKIMIARALAQEPKVLILDEPTSFLDAKHKIELTLLLRKLADEKNLAIVVTLHDIELALRIADKMALIKNHKVIAYGYPENVMKREIVNDLYDLKNANYSRVIGYFELKSNPIKNKKVFVICGGGTGANVLRYLVKNRYEVVVGILHKNDADYFIAEAMGVRIIEEEAYKKISKEKFEEALRELKNSDVVVYTNFPIGEMNELNLNLIEEAKKLKKRMIFYKDDISVLKEI
- a CDS encoding ABC transporter substrate-binding protein; translated protein: MRKFFLLSILMIGVIVAFAGCVEESKTTTQPQQTTQSEPQKAETQVKLGINVVRYAETFKLYPHWDDGYCVVVDSVGNKFVLVEGNAKAPNIPDAKVIKVPVKRIVTDFYCPIISTADILNAYHETIVGAPKYAIEDSPKLKELFEEGKVVNIGSPGRGVNYELIANLTPDIVFLSDWSSEDKVEEKLKELGITVSRFYTYKEPTYMGRIEWIKFAAAFWGSDAYRKANEWFKNVVKVREGILKKVQNTTTEPTVVIFGWSKTLNMPGIYGNDHYYSKMISEFKGKNIFADYNGTYQRIDKETFYERAINADVAILIWFYGDVKTKEDLLKINPEFAKFKAFKTGRFYVSHPDYYVWEARDPAGYMMDFAKMLHPELFGGDDDLKYFYKIK
- a CDS encoding nucleoside recognition domain-containing protein: MVVDYIAPLVESIKISAYYTIKISIIVLTTVFIVNYIMNTGVMKKLSNLLSPILRRLRINPLSISSTLACFFSPTVGYSILAEGLKENKINEKEIIGTSLANSFPSVLSHTFTFFIPVVVPILGWTGVLYVLIRLGVALAKTIIGFTYLSIISKDYSFEMPDINKLNKKENAKKSFKSTLRFAKRLIPILFLMMTLVIYLSKVGFFDYVERFVKPITNLLNLNPNVGILALTEIMNVQAAIVMAGGFLNEGILSSKEVLIGLIIGNVLTFSTRYVKHSLPLHISLFGAKLGTKIVMINAVITLLLDIIIIAGLLLA
- a CDS encoding PadR family transcriptional regulator — its product is MKHEHIRGSLKLLILYLLDKEELHGYALMQKLKGIFVYYKPSSGVIYPTLQSLRRSGYIEVVKAEDGDKKLYRITDKGREYLKENEEKLKKIFSHIEAVRGFHELGGKELKESIKLVIKNFQNLNDKQKEELKKILKETSRKINLIIFGGD
- a CDS encoding ATP-binding cassette domain-containing protein: MEYVIEVENLTKKFGDFYAVREISFKVKKGEVFAFLGPNGAGKTTTINMITTLLRPTSGTIRVAGYDAIKNPNEVRKRIGIVFQDMTLDRELTAYENLYIHGRIYGYKGEELKRRIEDMLNFVELYEHRNRVVKYFSGGMIRRLEIARALIHKPEILFLDEPTVGLDPQTRVHIWDYIKEMKKEHDMTIFLTTHYMEEAENLADRIAIIDNGKIIAIGTVDELKSIVGDDIVYLKFKNSYYKKIENILSQFGNCKIVDGVFELKVKNASETIPKIFEIALKNNLEILEVSYRKPTLNDVFIHLTGKSIRDEGGRFDLRKVILKKRGFA